One window from the genome of Candidatus Aegiribacteria sp. encodes:
- a CDS encoding zinc ribbon domain-containing protein — translation MPIYEYKCSKCGKIFEHLVRNSSEPEPKCPECGAENPEKLFSAFSTAANHGSDVSSCPTGTCPLG, via the coding sequence ATGCCTATCTATGAATACAAGTGCAGTAAATGTGGGAAAATCTTTGAACATCTTGTAAGAAATTCATCTGAACCCGAACCAAAATGTCCAGAGTGCGGGGCTGAGAATCCCGAGAAGCTATTCTCCGCGTTCAGCACCGCGGCAAACCATGGAAGTGACGTTTCTTCCTGTCCGACCGGAACTTGCCCTCTGGGGTGA